The Lacipirellulaceae bacterium genome contains a region encoding:
- a CDS encoding tetratricopeptide repeat protein codes for MSNSTLSRLLAAALPCLVASGCQQMNTHAMNAEGVRLYQSGNYAQAADQFQRAVATNPKDATSYYNLAAATHKAAKLQNNTANLAQAEQLYNQCLEYDPNHTECYRGLAVLLSETNRPDAAFRLLEGWAQRSPKLADPRIELARLLEESNQLPQATTKLVEAITIEPQNSRALTALGRLREMSGDHAQALANYQRSLTINRFQPEISTRVASLQAAGVAPAAPPIVTPQGDTRTASQWQPVVRY; via the coding sequence ATGTCGAATTCGACGCTTTCCCGATTGCTCGCCGCCGCTCTGCCCTGCCTGGTTGCTTCAGGTTGCCAGCAAATGAATACCCACGCGATGAATGCCGAGGGCGTGCGTCTGTATCAGTCCGGCAACTACGCGCAGGCGGCCGATCAGTTCCAGCGTGCCGTGGCCACCAATCCCAAAGACGCCACCAGCTACTACAACTTGGCCGCGGCAACACACAAAGCCGCCAAGCTGCAAAACAACACGGCAAATCTGGCCCAGGCGGAGCAACTCTACAATCAGTGCTTGGAATACGACCCCAATCACACGGAATGTTACCGCGGGCTGGCCGTGCTCCTGAGCGAGACCAACCGCCCTGATGCTGCATTCCGATTGCTCGAAGGTTGGGCACAGCGGAGCCCGAAGCTAGCCGATCCGCGGATCGAACTGGCGCGCTTGCTTGAGGAAAGCAACCAACTGCCACAAGCCACGACGAAACTTGTCGAAGCGATCACCATCGAACCACAGAATAGCCGTGCGCTCACAGCTTTGGGCCGCCTGCGCGAAATGTCCGGCGATCACGCACAGGCACTCGCCAACTATCAACGTTCGTTAACGATCAATCGTTTCCAGCCGGAGATCTCCACTCGTGTTGCTTCGCTGCAAGCGGCCGGAGTCGCTCCCGCCGCGCCTCCGATTGTCACCCCTCAAGGGGACACTCGCACGGCCAG